The DNA sequence CGAGATAGCTTGGTCTCGGAGCTTCCATCAGCCGCGGCAACGTATACGTCAGAGGGCGAAGTCGCCGTCTCCCCGGCGAATGCCATTCGCCTTCCGTCGGGGGTGAAGCTGAAGTCTGAAAGCCAGCGATCTCCCTCGGTCATCTGCTGCACCGCACCGGGCTCGATGGCCGACACGCGAAACAGATGCTGGTTTCCGCCGACGCCGGCATCGAAGTACAGGCCGCCATCTGCGCTCCAGAACGGCTCGCCAGGTCTCAAATCCCAACTCTCGGTGACGTTCGTCGTTTCGCCCGACTCCAGATGCATCACGTACACGTCGACGGGCGCGCCGCTCTTCGCCTTCTCGGCGATGACGAGGCTCAGGCCCTTCACCCGGCGATAGGCGATCCGCGAGCCGTCGGGCGAGAAACGAGGGGAGCTGTGATGGAAGCCGTCGTCGGTGACACGTCGGACATCGCCCCCAAGATCGACGAGCCACAAGTCGGCGCGCTCGTATACATATTCGTCACGTTGATGGGCGTCTGCGGTGAATACGAGGCGTCGGCCGTCTGCGCTCCACGAGAAATCGAGCACGTCGACGCCGATGGACGTCAGCCTTTGGGGCTCGCCCCCCTCCGTGGATACGACGTAGAGCTCTCGCGGCGGACTCGAATACGGATTCGCCGGATCGGACAGATAGCCTCTGCCGTCGTAGCGAAACTGCATCCAGTCGTAGATTTGACCCTCGAAGCGCTCAGCGAGCTCTTTCTCGAGAGTGGAAGCCGTGGGCGCCGGCTTCTCGGGCTGTGTTTCTTTCGTGAACGCGATGAGGCGGCCGTCGGGGCTGACGAGCGCGGGACCATCGACCCCCGCGATCTGGAAGGCTTCGCCGAGACGGTCGGTGCGCAGAAACCACGTAGATGTCTCGCCGTCGCGCTTGGAGCGAAACATCAAGAGCTTTCCATCGGGGCTGAAGCGCGGAGCGGATGCATCGAAGGCCGGAACCGTGATCCGCCGCCCGGGCTCGGAGCCGTCCGAGGGCGCGAGCCAGATCTCGCTGCGACGTCGGTTGTCTTCTTCGACGATGTAGTGGCGGGTGAACGCCACGAAACGGCCGTCGGGTGAGATCGCCGGCTCGTCGGCGCTCTCGAAGCGATAGTAGTCGTCGAGCTCGATCGCTCGGGGCGCGACCTGGGCCTCGACAGCAGCAGCTGAGATCATCGCGAAGAAGACGATCTTTCGGAGCATCGTTGGACCTCGATATAGCGATATAGGGAAATTACATTGGCACAGGCGTGCCTCGAGTATCAAACGTTGCGGGGGCAGTTCACCGCACGGCGGCCGGACGGTCGGCTCGAATGAAGAACCAGAGTCCGGCGGCAGCCAACGCGAACAAAGACGCCGTCGCGAGCGCCGCTGCCCAGCCGAGCATCTCGACCGTGACCGGCACCAGGATCGCTCCGATCCCCCCTACGACGTTGCCGCCGGTGTTGAGGACGCCGCAAGCCGCCGCGCAATGCCGCCCACCCACGGCAATCGTCGCTGCCCAGTAGGCGCCCTCGGTGAACTGCTGGCATCCCAGACAGAGTGACAGGAAGACGACCGCGACGATAGGGTCTCGCGACGTCGCGGCAGCTCCGATGAGTCCGCCCGAGAGGACGAGACCGAGAACCGAGGGCCAGCGGCAGCCCCAGCGC is a window from the Vicinamibacteria bacterium genome containing:
- a CDS encoding S9 family peptidase translates to MLRKIVFFAMISAAAVEAQVAPRAIELDDYYRFESADEPAISPDGRFVAFTRHYIVEEDNRRRSEIWLAPSDGSEPGRRITVPAFDASAPRFSPDGKLLMFRSKRDGETSTWFLRTDRLGEAFQIAGVDGPALVSPDGRLIAFTKETQPEKPAPTASTLEKELAERFEGQIYDWMQFRYDGRGYLSDPANPYSSPPRELYVVSTEGGEPQRLTSIGVDVLDFSWSADGRRLVFTADAHQRDEYVYERADLWLVDLGGDVRRVTDDGFHHSSPRFSPDGSRIAYRRVKGLSLVIAEKAKSGAPVDVYVMHLESGETTNVTESWDLRPGEPFWSADGGLYFDAGVGGNQHLFRVSAIEPGAVQQMTEGDRWLSDFSFTPDGRRMAFAGETATSPSDVYVAAADGSSETKLSRFGETYASGLGLSAPERIAFPSRDGTEIEGWVLLPAGYRPDTRRPLILSIHGGPHGAYGNRFNFQFQLWATAGYVVLYTNPRGSSGYGEEFLFATWGGGWGNLDTEDVLAGVDTVRSRYAIDEGRMGVTGYSYGGFLTNWVITHDTRFAAAIVGAGISNWISDYGTADIPRTKESEFYGPPWEDEGGTLLQRQSPIRYVQNVVTPTLFVHGESDYRVPIEQGEQMYTALKKRRVPARFIRYPDSYHGGWTPWNVVHRYHHELEWWKEHLTAPSGTSQ